TCAAACTGAACGGGCAAGGGCTGTTGGAATTTCGATGGCTGGATTTCAGCTTGGATGTGCGATAGGGCTGACTCTTGCTCCCATTCTTATGTCACAAGGTGGTATATTTGGTCCATTTGTGATTTTCGGGTTGTCTGGGTTTCTTTGGGTGTTGGTATGGTTGTCTGCGACATCAAGCACTCCTGACCGAAGTCCTCAGATATCAAAATACGAGCTGGAGTATATATTGAATAAAAGGCAAAAGTCTTTTATGGCGGAAGCAGCTAAACCCAAGAAAGCCATCCCTCCTTTCGGGCGCTTGCTTTCAAAGATGCCAACATGGTCTCTAATAGTTGCAAACGCGATGCATAGCTGGGTAATTTTTCACATTCATGGCATCTGTTTAATTATTGTTGCCGATGTTCTTAGTTGGAGCTGAAAATTGTCATATTCGATAGCAAATTGCCAATTGTCACTTATCTTATTTATGAGGTAATTGCTGTCTTCTGTTCCCATTCTTCAAATAGAAAAATATACTACACAGTCCTTGAATGTGGCTCAGGAACCCATATCATGCAGTACTGTACtgctttaaatttttttcatgCAAGTTCATATTTGTTGCTATTtttaacttaaatttttttcGCTTATCATACAgggtttttttgttgttctttctTGGATGCCCATATACTTCAACTCAGTAAGGCTTATTATATTTAGCTTTGTAATTGTCCATTGTCAAGCAATACAAATATTTAGAAATAAACATATAAACCATGTGTTACTGATTTTCCGTTACAGGTATATCATGTGGATCTCAGACGCGCAGCATGGTTTAGTGCTGTTCCGTGGGCTGTGATGGCTATCATGAATTTTCTTGCTGGCTTGTGGTCAGATATGATGATACAGAGTGGTACAAGTGTCACTTTGACTCGTAAGGTTATGCAGGTATGTTGCTATATTAGATAAAAAATTGGAGTTAGATGTAACATTTTCTATAAGTGTACGCGTTAATTTTATCCCCTGATGTAGAGGAATTGTGAAATTATCAGTTGGAAATTTCTTTGTCTAGTTAGTTAAAGAGTATATTTTTTTACTGTTGTAGTGTAATGAGTTAAATGACAAAATGCTCCCAAAGTATATTTGGGAGAATTGAGATAGAGGCCAACCTGACTGACTATTTATCGATCTAGAAATGAATAACTACAATGAGCAACTATTTGTTCCTTATGCATAAATATCTTGCAAAGCTGACCCTATCTCAAGTTTTTCAGATATATTTCTTCTTTCTCAatacatcaatttttttttggcttcGCTTAATTGGAATCTAATTGTAAAAGCATTGAGAAATAAGAAGATTTGTCTATGATGTTGGAAGTTTAAAGCAATGGGAATTGGGTGTTCTTGAAGCTTGATAGcacttgtttgtgatttttgtgtACTTCAAAAGTGGGATAAAGGCATTTAGGTCTTTGGTTTTGGACATTGGCATCATGTGATTGATATAACTGGCCCTGCTTAATAGAGGAAGGCTTTGGCTGTTGTTGTTGATTATCTTTTGTGTACTCATTACAATTTGGATTTGGTTCTTACTGTATACTAGTTTTAATGGATAATGCTAGTTCTGTACTTTCACTGCAGACCATTGGTTTTGTTGGTCCTGGACTTTGCCTCATTGGTTTAGCAACAGCTAAAAACCCTGCAATTGGTTCTGCTTGGCTTACTGTAGCCTTTGGCTTGAAATCTTTCAGTCACTCTGGTTTCCTTGTGAACCTTCAGGTTTCTGATTTCAGTCATGTAAAATACGAATGTTTTTGGTTATTAGTCTTCTAACTCTAGTATAATGTTCACTTTCTTTATTATCACAGGAAATTGCACCACAATATGCCGGTGTCTTACATGGTATAATTTCTTCTTTAACTTGTGGGAATTGTATATATTTTGGGGTTCTAAAACACATTTAATGTCATTGGTTATGTATTTTATTGATAAATATATTTGAAACTGTTTGGAGTTGTTaaggtctcacattgactaaagATATGGTCATATAAGGGGTAAGGAAATCCTGAGCTAGTTTTTAAGGTAAAGTTAGGCCTAACCCGAATTCTCAAAGGGTATCAGAAATTATGGTAAACTATTAATATGTCAGGACTCACCCTTGAGGGGAGAATGTCGGGAATTTAAGTGAGTCTGGAGGTCCCATATTAATTAGTGATGGGTTAGATGAAGATAATATAAGAGAACAAATTCATATACTCAATACCTTAAGGTTTTGGCTAAAGGAGCATATGTATTATGTATGTTATCTTTATGTGGTTTGTGGTGAAAGGTAAATCGGTAGCTATATTTTTGGTCTAAGTGCTAGGGGACCGTGATGATCTCATGTCACATGACAATGTCATATTGACTTATCTCTCTTCAGAGTGTACCTCCTACTTAATACTTATGTAGAGATGGACACAATTTCAGCATGACCATGTCATGTGAAGTTTATAAATTAGAGGATCCTGATCTAGAATTAGCTAATTCCTATGACTAGTATGGGAACTAAATTGAAGAGCTTCTCTCTTGTGCTTTTCAACCTATTGAAATATAATTGGTCAAGCTGTAACATGATGGTCTAAAACACCTGGCAATGCCGTTTATGTAATATCATTAAGCTTGGGGGGTACATCACATGTGAAATTACCTATTGGACTTTTAATATTCAATGGATTTTTTACTGCTTACTGCTTAGTAGTAGCATATGTGGGGAAAATAGGGTGAACCGGTGAAATATGTGCAAAATCTGGGAAGAGCTGAGAAAATACTTGTCTTGTACCCTAGAATAGAATCTTTTAtgatgaagacttcttgatTTCTTATTTTAGGAATGTCAAATACTGCGGGAACATTAGCTGCTATAGTTGGAACAGTTGGAGCTGGCTTTTTTGTCGAGTTAGTTGGCTCCTTCCCAGGATTTCTGTTGCTTACATCACTCCTTTACTTTCTTGCTGCTCTTTTCTACTGTCTATACTCTACTGGAGAAAGAGTCAATTTTGATGATCCTGGTGAGTATAAATATACAATTCCTTTATGTTTCGACTTGCAAATATACAATTCCTTTATTCCAGACACACTAGTCTGAGTAGTCTCACTTTTGAGCATACTGGTGTTTTTGGTAATTCGTGCATGGTTTTGCAAACTTTCTGGGCATATCCCTTGAGAGCATGTGATATAAAATGAGCTAACTTAACCAGATAAACCATATATTGATAATTAAAATTGGCGAAAATCTACTGTCCTCTTGCATTATGTACCCgtattataacaaattaacaatgATAGCTGTTCCACAGATGgttatttttctcattttttaaagactgaaatatgtttttgtccGGGTATCATTTAAAATTACTGGTATTAGTCcctcttttatttacttaagcTTTCGAAATAGCCATATGTCAGCATCTATGTTTTCGAAATAGCCGTATTTCAAGCCTATGTGTGCAAGACCCCATACCTTGTGctaaaattttctttttattaaaataaaggaTAACAAGCATTGAACTTCAAACCATTTGGTCATAGGCTTTGATATCATGTCATGAATCAAATATTCTACAAGGTTAAACCGTTGGGTGAAAACACATTAACTGTTCACTGATCTCCATAGGAGATTACATGCGTATGTTCTGTTGCAATAAGATCTCGCCCACTCCAATGCAAAATAGCTAATTCAGTTATTTAGTTACAACTGTACATGTCCAATGCATAGATGGAACAGAATGGATATTTTGTAATTATTTCCATGGTTTTATCTCTTAGGGGAACCAAGATATAGAACTTGCTAATCTCATATCATGTTCTATTCTAATACATCAAACATATAAATTTCAAGTTCTATGTCTGTCATATGCTTTTATGATTACCAAGCACTACCTAAAAAAGGGGCAAACCTTAGGACAAATAtacatttcatttcattttgtcTGTGCACTAAATGCAACTTAAAAGATTTAACTGTCTAGATATTAGGTGGATTTCATATGTTTGACAGTATATATTCTTGTTATGTTAAATTTGCTTTTTAGGGGTTTCTAATTCAagtaataaaaattgttttacTCCTACTTTTAGTAAATTGCTGATGAAATCTATCTCAAACTCTGGACAGTTAGCTGATTGAGGACTGGAAGCTACAGAGTGTACTACTGTACAGATCAATTTCTTGTATATGAAAGGAGATTAGCTCAAGGATGGCATAGATGGTTTCATTTTATAACTTTTCTTGTGTAAAAGAGACATTAACAATCCACGGGTGTAAAAACAATGTATAGTTAGTCTTTTACTTTTCCTCATGCACTCTGGGTCTCTGTTTTAGATGCATTATTAGCAGTTGTGGGTTTTCTCAGGTGTGGAAAGTTCATAATATGATCACGATTTTGGTCCTCATGAGTTTAGGGTGTTCTGAGCCTCAGCCCTCAGGGGACTAGACTCATGGCGGCCCGTGTTGGGATACCTtgggaaataaaaaataaataaaatctttCATCGCTTACTTATTTCTTACATTTTTCTTACAAATATTTAAGAATAAAAAGTAAAGTACAATATATATGATTTTcataattagaaataaaaatgtCTCAAGATATAAATCAAAACTTTCTTTTTTCCAAATATCAGGAAAACTTTCTTTTTTCCACTAAAATCTTTCATTTTAACACATCATAGAGGTTCTATTGTGAAGTTGTTTGCTAAGTCATTTCATCAAATTACATATTTCTTGACCAGTGATGTTATTTCGCACGACTTGCACCTGACACGATCACGCACGATAGCTACTTTTATGGCAGAATTCACATGTGTAGAGCCggattattttgaaatttggaGGTATTAACCGATCAAATAACATCGTGCATGTTTGTGAGACTATCATGCTCTTTAAGCATTTCCCATTTCTTGACTTTAAGTTCATTTGTTCAGAAATTTTTTCTCATAATgctaaacatttaaattttatttctttcaatttttacatttaaaatttttaataaaattctctGTCCCCCTTTTTTTAGTTTGTATAATTTCCTATTTATCTATTTTACTAGTTTAAGTTATTTTTCAATAGTAcactatttattttaattattgatGAAACATATAATCTCAAAAATATTATCAGAGTTTAATGGAAAGGTACAGATAAATATCCGTACCCACGAATACCTAATATCTAACATACCTCTAAATATATACAccataataaatattttaatctcATTCTTTGaaatatgtaaataataaataattaaataatgaaTAAAGTTAGTAATGTTTGAATTTAAACTTAATATTTTAGCAacgttatattttaaaataatttatttatcttaaacgtacttttaatttaatttttatttcaacAAATATTCATAAATATatccgatgtaaaaaaatatatattcataaaaaatatatatatatatataccagtgttatgaaaaccggaccggaccggccggttcaacCGGTTCAACCGGGAACCGGGCACAGTACCGGTCCGGAACACTGTAAAAACCGGCTACACAGTGGACCGGAGTTGAACCGGAAAAGCCGGAACTGGACCGGCCAAACCGGTCAAAACCGTGGGTTACCCGATTTTTTCCGGTTCAGTATAACCAAGCCAAAAGCCCAAAACGACAGCATTTTGGGGGGAAAAAAATCCAGAACCAAATTCCATAGGGACAACGAGAAAGATTGAAAGAGGGAACAACGTAATCTGCAACAGAAACCCTTGCCTTGAGCGCCGGCTTCCACCCTCCCTGCGACGGCCGTTTCCGGCGACCGTGGTGGCATCTGCGGTGGCGTTTTCCAGTGAGTAGCAAGCACAACAAGCGGATCGAacagaagaagtgaaaaacaGAGGATCTGGTGCGTTCTAATTTCAAAGGGACAGATCGACATCGTTTTAGAAGCCAAGTACAATTTGGAGTTGCGTTCTTTGATTTTCTCTTCAAAAACAGAGGAATTGCAGAGAAAAGTTATTAGAAAATCAAGTTTTACATCCTCTGTTTTAGAAGCCAAGTGTGGTGGCGGGCCATGTACTGTATTAGGATGGGTATTGGAGTCATGCAAGTCAAGTTACATGTATGCTATATTGGATATCAATGGGAGGGATCAAATTGCTGATGCAATTATTTGGTGGCAAACACACTAGCTGGTACCGTAGGCTTGGAGGAGTGAGTATGTTAGGCGTTGCGGGTAATTAGAATGGCAGAGAGCTTGTAGGTTGTTTTTTTATGATGGGTTGTTTTTTGCTGTGTTGTTCTCATGTAGTTTGGGCTTGATCAAaaaaattcaatgaagaaaggaTCATTTTAACAAAAGatcattttttgtttaaaaCAATTACCACTCTTGGTATTTTCTATTTGGTATTTAGTAGTCACAAAGATGTCATATATTGtctatattttttatatgtatataaattatattatttaagtTAATAGGGTTCGACCTCGGTTCAACCTCGGTTCaacctttaaaccttaaaccGGTGCCTCGGCCGGTTCgatgaccggtccggttttcagaacattgatatatacatatatccTTGAGTACCAATGGATACTCGTGGATATTTTAGAATCCGTTAATAACCACTTAATGTAAGGATATATCATGTACATCCAATTTTCCAATTAAATGTTTCCATCTGGATATTACATAATTATAAGTAACAAAATTGTTAAACACTGTTATCTTTTAGAAATAACCACTTAGAGCGTCTTCAATACTAGTTCTTAGAGGTGAGTTCttaagctaagaactaagaaccggGTTCTGACGTGGAATTgttaattcttaaaaataagaactagttcttatataagtagctttactttatgagttcttagcataaaaaaaaaactttctctctcatcaaaattgctttattactttatgagttttgttttattgctttatgaaaataaaaagtatatatAATGTGGTGtgtgagaccaaatgaatagtgttaagaactcAAAGTTAAGAACTTGTGGTTAGAGCGAAATATGTTGCttaagagttgcttaagcatatATGACAGTACAGGCCTACATAAATAGTGCTTAAAAACTCATCTCTAAGAACTAGCACCGGAGATGCTCTTacctctaagaacttgcattgGAGAGATGCTAGTTCTTAGAGGTGAGTTCTTaagttaagaactaaaaaccaGGTTGTCAAGCATTGCTTGGAGTTCTTagttattaaaaataagaactggtTCTTATATAAGTAGCTTTGCTTTATGAGttcacatttttttctttcatccaAATTGTTTTATTAcattatgagttttgttttattgttttatgaaaataaaaagtataaataatatgGTATGGTGGCaccaaatgaatagtgataAGAACTCACTTGTGGTTGGAGCGAAATATACAAAAGTTGTTTGAGAGTTGCTTAGAACACATGTGACAGTACGTATGGgctcacatgaatagtgctaagaactaaaaatTAAGAACTAGGGATGGAGATGCTCTTTGGCCATCATTTTCAattggcttaaaagcatttgttgcccctgatgtttcaagtaggggtgcacatgggttgggttggatggattttggtcaaaataaaatccgaaccgatcaaaattgtatgggttgggttgggttggatttcacgaatttcttcttcggacccgatccgaaccaacccgacgaagtttggattgggttggatggatttattgggtccatatattaaaataataatatatctgaaatattaaaaaatcttgcaaaaattattataaattcagaaaaagttataaaaaatactaaatatgttattatactaaatagcatgaaaaagacacaaaaagttatagaaataataccacataaatgacatatagccaaatatcatgaaaacataaaacttaattactaaatgacatgaaacaatctaatataaatagtatctaaaaagtaaaaaacaacactaaatgtcatgccatgacacttagaacttagatgtctccaacatgccaaataactatatataaacatgtaacaaataactacgaacaaatactctaggtttaaatatgacaaataactacaaatacttaagtctcaaagtttcaaaaagtcatcactccgacactagtactccaagtatgagtaaaattataaaaattattattatatgtatggattctgggttgggttggatggatttgaactgaatccgaaatccgatccgaacttggttgggttgtagtaaaatccatccgacTAACCCGATTGCCTGATCCAACCCGctttttttctattggatcagattgggttgggcgggttcattggatttacccggccatgttcacccctagtttcaagtttgtgcaaaagaCACCCCCATCTATTTTTGTCCATGTTTGTACCCTCAAGGTggcttttcctttttttttttttgacatgcCACGTGGATTGTTATTATCAAAATTCAGAAATGGAAAAGGGGTTAGGGAGGATTCGAACTCAGGACTTTTAAGTAGCAAAACACACACTttaccagttgagctacataGATAATTGAGATATATTTgaagaaaatttaatttatatcatctccttcatcatcatcaatttcatattctcttctccttccttctccttctcccacACATTAAGCACCACCATTCTAGCTCTCTCGAATCAGAACCTTTgttctctctccctccctcaCGATCCCTTTCGTGGTTGGTTCTCCCTCGGAGTGATATAAACATCCCCAAATTCTACCTTGGCAGATTTGGATTCCCAAATTTGGCAGATTTGAATTCCATCAAGTTAGGGATTTTGGAAAGGAGTATGGGAGGAAGAAGGGAGATGGAGATGGTGGCTGGTAATTTGTGGAGTTTATGGGTTTAATTTTGACTTGAATTTGGTAACCCAGAAACAAAGATTCAATTTGTTTCCACATTTCCTTTATTTGGTAACCCACAAGCTCCAATTCATGCCAATGCCATAAACTCACTATCTCTGTATGTTTTCATCGTTGATTCCATCACTTTTTGGGTTCTTCTTCGCATGGCTTTGGGATTTCTTTTTAAGAATTTTAGTTTAAATCCAATTGTTTTATTACTATGGCAACAGAGATGGGTTCAATGATCTAAAGATTTATGTATAGAATTTGTTTTGACAATTTGAAGTTATGGATTTTACACTGCTGGtcgatgaagaagaaggagaaggaaggagaagagtttatgaaattgatgatgatgaaggagatgatataaattaatttttcttgCAATATATATCAGTTGTCTAAGTAGCTCAACTggttaagtgtgtgttttgcaTGTTGTAATTATTATCCACGTGgcatgtcaaaaaaaaaaggaaaagccacgtcagcccctccgttagttttttaacgcgGAGGGGTACTCGCTACACTTTTCAGTatcattgagggtacaaacatgGACAAAAATAGATGAAGGATGTCTTTTGCACAAACATGAAACATTAGGGGCACCAAAtgcttttaagctttttcaattCATAGCCAATTGCTCTCTTCACCATTAAACCACCCTTGTGAACGCCCTCCAACATAAAATTTTCACCCTTCACCTTCAACTTGTGACCAACCTTTCTATCTCACCACTACCCCATTCTAAGCACAACTGCCATGACCCACAAATTCAAAACTCCACTAACTGATAAATCTGACAGGAATCTAGAGTACCTTCCTCCATTAATAGAGATCTGATAGTAATTTGTAGCATCATCACCATTAACGCGTGAGGAGGTGCTTGGAGGCGCCGACAAAGTGGAGACAAACCGAAACGAGACTCATGGCCGTGTTTGGCGAAGCGACCAACCAAGGGCAGTGGTAGTTTGAATGGTGGTGAACATATACATAACAAAAGTGGTCGGAGCAATGGTGTGACAGTGAGAAAAATTAAGGATCCAAAAACATGAACAAGGGAATTGGGTTTggagccccaccccttaggctccccaccccacttaaagtggggaaattaccgtAAAGTCCCTCCTGACTAAAATACGGTATATTATATACCGGTTTCAATACGGATAATCATTTGCCGTATTTTATTTAAACGTATAATAGGGAGACCGCGACCCATTTTTTCCATTTTCAAACTCTCacatttccctccccaaattGCTTCCAATCGTTCGTTCGTGCACCAGAAGTCCTTAGAAGCTCAGttctcatcatcatcaaacCTCCATCAAAGCTCAATCAGTCTCTCATTCcattcaaaaggtaagttttCGATTTTCACCGATTCTCACCATTTAAGTTGAAATTAGGAGAATGATTCAACACTAGGGTAGTCGATTGATGATTAGATATAGGTTGTGTTGTCTGAAATTGCATGAAATGAGTATGGGTATGAGTCAGGTCGAAGGCTAGGTCGTGAATGGGTTTCACTGTAAATACGGTTAATCATTTTCCGTTTTCAGTATGGAAAATGATTTACCGTATTCAAGCTGAAACTTTATTCAgtattttaaatgaaattttattttccttatttagtgaaaatatttaaaattcaaatttaattagtgCAAATAGATAATTTATTTAGTCAATTAGATAGTGGAATATTGAATAGTTCATATTGAAATAATTGATTAATAAGACATTCATATTTGATGTTAATGCTATTAAATTTGGTTGCTTTGAATAGATAGCGAGAATGAAGGGCGGAAAGAGGTCTCGATCAACTAGTGAGGATGTAGGGGGTACCGAGGATTGACACCGGCGCATgcatgcttctagccggcgcggcgatcatgGTGCAGCCACTCAGGCGGTCGAGTCTTCAGCTTCGGATGCTACTATGCAGTCGCCCATGGTAGAGTCTTCAGCTCCGGCTACTACTGTGCTGGATCCTACTCCGCTATCTCAGATGGTTGAGTTATCTCCCGATGCCATTCCTCAGCAGCCTTCCAGCGAGGAGTCATCTTCTAACCATGAGCGTGAGGGGAGTAGTGAGGAGGAGGCTATTCCTGAAGAGGAGGTTGATGTTGATGTCGTGCCAGAGGAGGGGGCACAGGGCGGTGATGATGACCTGATCCAGAGGGTGGCGCCATTTCCGGGGGGGCCTGATTAGCTGTCGCTTCTCACGCATTATGCCGAACACAAGGCTCCCTGAACGTGGAATTCACTCCTATGCACAGACCCGCAGTACGTGGACCGTCGACACTTGAGGGTGGCCACGGTTGGGGAAAGGTATGGAACCTCCTCCCTTGTGATGGCGATTCAGACAGCCATACACAGGTTCGACAACTGCTCCAGCAGACGGGTCTATATCACCTACCTTGGTGCGGCTACCCGAAGACAGACCCAGGCCTCTTATTGGCCCTTGTTGAGAGGTGGCATTAGGAGAccagtagcttccacatgccatttggggagatgactatcaccctggacgacgtgtcagctcttctccatctccccatggggtcgaggttctacacGCATGGCAGGGGGGAGCGGGATgagtgtgcagcgctctgcGTCCAGCTCATGGGAGGATCCACCGCTACTTATCTTGAGGAGTTTGATACGAATAGGAGCCAGACTATTCGGTTCCTGATATTGAAGCCACTGTATGATTCTGCGTTGGAGGGTATGTCTTAACTATTACTTGATTAAATTGTATCTATTTTTAGCGTATTATTATAAACTGTTAACTTAATTCATTACATTGTAGAGCACCGGTACGAGGATGCTGCCCGGATTTGGCTAGTGAACCAGCTTGGCGCGAagctctttgctagcaagagcgggGGATATCACACGACTGTCTACTGGATTGGGATGCTGGAGGATCTTGGGCGAGTGTCGGAGTACGTGTGGGGCGCAATTGCGCTGGCTACGTTGTACGACCATCTTAGTCGAGCATCCCGCAGGAAGACAGCCCAGATGGGAGGGTTCACCTCACTCTTGCTAGGGTGGGCTTATGAGTACCTTTCCGACCGCGTCATTATCCAAAGGGCGGATCCGGACTACtcacaggaccagcctagggcgcagcGGTGGGTTATGTCCCAGATCGGGCATGTCGGACTcgatgagaggcgagtcatgctcgatgagcttacGATGGATGACATTttatggaccccatttgaggaccatctAGCTCATCGTCCGCGGGATCCGAGGGCCCTCTATTCTGGCTACATTAGGACACCATTCGGTCGGGCTGTGAGGCGATATCTACCATAGAGGgttatgcgccagtttggctacatacaggatatccctcgacacccctctgagatccagatgacggggtcccttgctgagactgCAGATGTTGCCTATGCTGACTTTGTGCCGCACCTGATCCCTCATGGGATCcctgctacatatccgggagaggcggtgaagggttacatgaggtggtatagtCGTATGTCCtatcggttcatcatccctgatgataggagggaggagctcAGTGTCGTGGTAAGcttgtatattattttatcctttcaattgtgatttttgttaatgaaattttctttgtaactaaacatgtatattattttttgcaGTCTGCTATGCGTCGAAATGTGGAGatgttggagcagtcactggaGGTGCCAGATGCTCTCGCAGTAGGCACACAGGCCCGACtcctcactgagagggcgctcCAACATTTTAGATCGAGTTCCTTCATTGGTACCCAGGGAGTTGCTTTTGCTGCTGTTCGAGGAGCCGGAGCTgcgggaggcagagctcgtggaggcatagctcgtggaggcagagcccatGGAGAGGGTGCTCGTGGAGGTAGAGCTCGTGGACCTAGAGGAGGTCGTAGGGGTCGGGGTCGGGGAGAGTGATTCACTTGTATGTTACGTATATATTTATGTGGACCATATGGGACTCTTTATATTATGACTCGGTTTATTTACATGCTTTCTATTTTTACTCTTAATAATAagactcttataatgaaaaaacATTAATAAGTTCAACATAAATAATCCAATGCAGgtaaaataacataaataatCAATGACAAACAGTTCACAGGTTACACAACCAAATTATCCAAAAGCAACacgaaaaacaaaattattcctctgtgatatcgatgaagtcatTGGGTCCGCAATCCTTTGGAAATACCTTGACTACGTTGGGCAATGTTATATTCAGATAACAAACAGATCTTCTCGGAGCAAACAGagcaacctgcaagtaaatTGCAGACTTTAATCCAACCATTCATAGTTGTCCAAATGAAGCAAGATTAATGATTAGGTTCTAGAGGATAGACCTTTTGGAGAAtgagaacagatccaacagttatgtcatTCGCAAATTCACTGTGAGTGAATGTCTTGCGATGGATGCTAGCATCAACGATGCTCGTAGGGTCCTAAATTATTGCAATCg
This is a stretch of genomic DNA from Lotus japonicus ecotype B-129 chromosome 1, LjGifu_v1.2. It encodes these proteins:
- the LOC130734030 gene encoding probable anion transporter 4, chloroplastic isoform X2; the encoded protein is MLSPIAGGMLVDNYGGKVVMAWGVALWSLATFLTPWAAESSLLALLAVRTLLGIAEGVALPSMNNMVARWFPQTERARAVGISMAGFQLGCAIGLTLAPILMSQGGIFGPFVIFGLSGFLWVLVWLSATSSTPDRSPQISKYELEYILNKRQKSFMAEAAKPKKAIPPFGRLLSKMPTWSLIVANAMHSWGFFVVLSWMPIYFNSVYHVDLRRAAWFSAVPWAVMAIMNFLAGLWSDMMIQSGTSVTLTRKVMQTIGFVGPGLCLIGLATAKNPAIGSAWLTVAFGLKSFSHSGFLVNLQEIAPQYAGVLHGMSNTAGTLAAIVGTVGAGFFVELVGSFPGFLLLTSLLYFLAALFYCLYSTGERVNFDDPVS
- the LOC130734030 gene encoding probable anion transporter 4, chloroplastic isoform X1, which codes for MSVTTAMAFAGATVAKPLLPPRKHSGSGSDSCRVANFHSLKPNLTFRVPRKRIEFPIASSPSLRRTLPLVRVSSNDAQFNSVPDETQQPSFAEFITSERVKVVAMLALALALCNADRVVMSVAIVPLSLANGWTRAFAGIVQSSFLWGYMLSPIAGGMLVDNYGGKVVMAWGVALWSLATFLTPWAAESSLLALLAVRTLLGIAEGVALPSMNNMVARWFPQTERARAVGISMAGFQLGCAIGLTLAPILMSQGGIFGPFVIFGLSGFLWVLVWLSATSSTPDRSPQISKYELEYILNKRQKSFMAEAAKPKKAIPPFGRLLSKMPTWSLIVANAMHSWGFFVVLSWMPIYFNSVYHVDLRRAAWFSAVPWAVMAIMNFLAGLWSDMMIQSGTSVTLTRKVMQTIGFVGPGLCLIGLATAKNPAIGSAWLTVAFGLKSFSHSGFLVNLQEIAPQYAGVLHGMSNTAGTLAAIVGTVGAGFFVELVGSFPGFLLLTSLLYFLAALFYCLYSTGERVNFDDPVS